In a single window of the Deinococcus aetherius genome:
- a CDS encoding NAD(P)/FAD-dependent oxidoreductase → MSSPDLLVVGAGLAGLALAGDVARAGMSVQVLDKSRGVSGRASTRRVVLDDGREARLDHGARFFTARHDRTRALAEGGVRDGWLRVWTRSVSEWREGSVTTPPPEYHRYVPPAGMSAMGRHLARGLPITTHAEVSSLERLADGWRVHTRDGASWEAPRLVLNLPGPQVAPLLDDLVDGVSVLAEAAGEVGRVRYDPYWAAGVVLERDVDAEWVALRLYGHPVLEWVAREHTKREPGHPPALMLHATPDWTRAHLERRPEDVLPELLEAAHEVLGGFTPVHAFAHRWRYATPTERAPGPAHWDPSLGLGWCGDWHTPDPNGPRVEAALLSGWALARRVLGEQDQD, encoded by the coding sequence ATGAGCAGCCCCGACCTTCTGGTCGTCGGGGCGGGGCTCGCGGGATTGGCGCTCGCGGGGGACGTGGCGCGGGCGGGGATGAGCGTTCAGGTCCTCGACAAGTCGCGTGGGGTGAGCGGGCGGGCCTCCACGCGGCGGGTCGTGCTGGACGACGGGCGCGAGGCCCGGCTCGACCACGGGGCGCGTTTCTTCACCGCCCGGCACGACCGCACCCGGGCGCTGGCGGAGGGCGGCGTGCGGGACGGGTGGCTGCGGGTGTGGACCCGCTCGGTCAGCGAGTGGCGCGAGGGCAGCGTCACCACCCCGCCCCCCGAATATCACCGCTACGTGCCGCCCGCCGGGATGAGCGCGATGGGGAGGCACCTCGCCCGGGGCCTCCCCATCACGACCCATGCCGAGGTCTCCAGCCTGGAGCGTCTGGCGGACGGCTGGCGGGTCCACACCCGCGACGGCGCAAGTTGGGAGGCGCCGCGCCTCGTCCTCAACCTTCCCGGCCCACAGGTGGCGCCGCTCCTGGACGATCTCGTGGACGGGGTTTCAGTCCTCGCCGAGGCGGCGGGGGAGGTGGGGCGCGTCCGTTACGACCCCTACTGGGCGGCGGGCGTTGTGCTGGAGCGGGACGTGGACGCCGAGTGGGTCGCCCTGCGGCTGTACGGCCACCCCGTCCTCGAATGGGTCGCCCGCGAGCACACCAAGCGCGAGCCCGGACACCCCCCCGCCCTGATGCTGCACGCCACGCCGGACTGGACCCGGGCCCATCTCGAACGCCGCCCGGAGGACGTGCTGCCCGAACTCCTAGAGGCAGCCCACGAGGTGCTGGGGGGCTTCACGCCCGTCCATGCCTTCGCCCACCGCTGGCGGTACGCCACGCCCACCGAGCGTGCCCCCGGCCCCGCGCACTGGGACCCGTCACTGGGCCTCGGCTGGTGCGGGGACTGGCACACCCCCGATCCCAACGGCCCCAGGGTGGAGGCCGCGCTCCTCAGCGGGTGGGCGCTGGCACGGCGGGTGCTCGGGGAACAGGATCAGGACTGA
- a CDS encoding CoA-binding protein: MTQLQSIPDVIRILTENKVIAVVGFHRDPMKPAYYVPEYLYRQGYTIIPVNPALAARGESFFGHRAVSTLAEISTPVDVVEIFRRSDKVHEHLPDILNMTPPPRVVWMQQGIRDDRTAQALTGRGIDVIQDRCMLADHRALL; this comes from the coding sequence ATGACGCAGCTTCAGAGCATCCCGGACGTGATTCGCATCCTCACCGAGAACAAGGTGATCGCCGTGGTGGGCTTCCACCGCGACCCCATGAAGCCCGCCTACTACGTCCCCGAGTACCTGTACCGCCAGGGCTACACGATCATCCCCGTGAACCCGGCCCTGGCGGCGCGCGGCGAGAGCTTCTTCGGGCACCGGGCGGTGTCCACCCTCGCCGAGATCAGCACCCCCGTGGACGTGGTCGAAATCTTCCGCCGCAGCGACAAGGTGCACGAACACCTCCCCGATATCCTGAACATGACTCCCCCGCCCCGCGTGGTGTGGATGCAGCAGGGCATCCGCGACGACCGCACGGCGCAGGCCCTCACCGGGCGCGGCATCGACGTGATTCAGGACCGCTGCATGTTGGCGGACCACCGGGCGCTGTTGTGA
- the hemL gene encoding glutamate-1-semialdehyde 2,1-aminomutase has translation MTAETLPSQTARSEALFARARAVTPGGVNSPVRAFRSVGGSPRFIREAHGAYLTDVDGNRYVDYIGSWGPMILGHDHPAVRGAILEALAGGTSFGAPGEREVLLAEAVTRITGAERVRFVNSGTEATMSALRLARGFTGRKYIVKFRGNYHGHADGLLVEAGSGLMTNAEGGLGQSAPSSAGVPEEYARLTLVSEYNDPAALDTLMRERGHEIAAVIFEPVVGNAGVLIPTPEFLAALHRVRDAGVLLIADEVMTGFRLSLNGATGLLGLSPDLTCWGKVIGGGLPVGAYGGRADVMDRVSPQGPVYQAGTLSGNPLAMAAGLATLAVLEADPGIYGRLEAYTSRLAEGLKSAAREAGVPVSVNQIGSMLTAFHQDAQDGSVRTYADAARSDTAAFARWFQAMLGRGVYWAPSQFESIFVGAAHTDAELEITMEAARAAYAGLGERV, from the coding sequence ATGACAGCCGAGACCCTTCCTTCCCAGACGGCCCGCAGCGAGGCCCTCTTCGCGCGGGCGCGGGCGGTGACGCCGGGCGGCGTGAACAGCCCGGTACGCGCCTTTCGCAGCGTGGGCGGCTCGCCGCGCTTCATCCGCGAGGCGCACGGGGCGTACCTGACCGACGTGGACGGCAACCGGTATGTGGACTACATCGGCTCGTGGGGCCCGATGATCCTGGGCCACGACCACCCGGCGGTGCGCGGGGCAATCCTGGAGGCCCTCGCGGGCGGCACCAGCTTCGGTGCCCCCGGCGAGCGCGAGGTGCTGCTGGCGGAGGCGGTCACCCGCATCACCGGGGCCGAGCGCGTCCGCTTCGTGAACAGCGGCACCGAGGCGACGATGAGCGCCCTGCGGCTGGCACGGGGCTTTACCGGGCGGAAGTACATCGTCAAGTTCCGGGGCAACTACCACGGCCACGCCGACGGCCTGCTCGTGGAGGCGGGCAGCGGCCTGATGACGAACGCCGAGGGCGGGCTCGGTCAGTCGGCCCCCAGCAGCGCGGGTGTGCCCGAGGAGTACGCCCGCCTGACCCTGGTGAGCGAGTACAACGACCCGGCGGCGTTGGACACCCTGATGCGGGAACGCGGGCACGAGATCGCGGCGGTGATCTTCGAGCCCGTGGTGGGCAACGCGGGTGTGCTGATCCCGACGCCGGAGTTCCTGGCCGCCCTGCACCGCGTCCGGGACGCCGGGGTCCTCTTGATCGCGGACGAGGTGATGACGGGGTTCCGCCTGTCGCTGAACGGGGCGACCGGGCTGCTCGGCCTCTCGCCGGACCTGACCTGCTGGGGCAAGGTGATCGGCGGCGGGCTGCCGGTGGGCGCCTACGGCGGGCGCGCGGACGTGATGGACCGGGTCTCGCCGCAGGGCCCCGTCTACCAGGCGGGCACCCTCAGCGGGAACCCGCTGGCGATGGCGGCGGGTCTCGCCACGCTGGCGGTGCTGGAGGCGGACCCCGGCATCTACGGGCGGCTGGAGGCGTACACCTCGCGGCTCGCCGAGGGCCTGAAGTCGGCGGCGCGGGAGGCGGGCGTGCCGGTCAGCGTGAACCAGATCGGCTCGATGCTGACGGCCTTCCACCAGGACGCGCAAGACGGCTCGGTGCGGACGTACGCGGACGCGGCGCGCAGCGACACGGCGGCCTTCGCCCGCTGGTTCCAGGCGATGCTCGGGCGGGGGGTGTACTGGGCGCCCTCCCAGTTCGAGAGCATCTTTGTCGGGGCGGCACACACGGACGCGGAGTTGGAGATCACGATGGAGGCGGCACGCGCGGCCTACGCGGGGCTGGGGGAGAGGGTATGA
- a CDS encoding alpha/beta hydrolase — protein sequence MPVHPTPPVHAARWLAVLACGLALAACGQVAAPAETRPQDERTFTPVEPTTAPVAGATLYKGQYPGIQGPAEYMIEVPDNWNGTLVMYTHGYRGMGQELTVDPPSIRAYLLSQGYAWAASSYSANYYDVQAGVEDTNALALAFGSLTGGKYKTPSKYLIMGFSMGGHVAGAAVEKETLATARNKVNYAAALPMCGVMDEEYEFQWLGDYTLVAAQLAGFGPRTFPQNDYQTLLPDIKAALFDNTSGTLWQENAVQGAKLREISRNLTGGERPVFNLGFRVGSLQTAVFGTGGSNGTVNGILNKNLYGNEGVTYRWTTGDLTPAEAAFNASILRVKADPGANPARANGLRWLPRVNGEFSVPVLTLHTLGDFYVPFAHQQKYRRAAQANGNDDRLVQRAIRAAGHCEFTGPELVEAFNDLVKWEQTGQKPAGDDVLTPAVVADPNYGCRYTRGVRAGVAACPATP from the coding sequence ATGCCCGTTCATCCCACTCCCCCGGTTCACGCTGCCCGCTGGCTCGCCGTCCTCGCCTGCGGGCTCGCGCTCGCCGCCTGCGGGCAGGTCGCCGCGCCCGCCGAGACCCGTCCCCAGGACGAGCGCACCTTCACGCCCGTCGAGCCGACCACGGCCCCCGTCGCGGGCGCGACCCTTTACAAGGGGCAGTACCCGGGTATCCAGGGACCGGCGGAGTACATGATCGAGGTGCCCGACAACTGGAACGGCACCCTGGTGATGTACACGCACGGTTACCGGGGCATGGGCCAGGAGCTGACGGTCGATCCCCCCTCCATCCGGGCGTACCTCCTCTCGCAGGGGTACGCCTGGGCGGCGAGCAGCTACTCGGCGAACTACTACGACGTGCAGGCCGGGGTCGAGGACACGAACGCGCTGGCGCTGGCCTTCGGGAGCCTCACGGGCGGCAAGTACAAGACGCCGAGCAAGTACCTGATCATGGGCTTCTCGATGGGTGGGCACGTCGCCGGGGCCGCCGTCGAGAAGGAGACGCTCGCCACCGCGCGGAACAAGGTGAATTACGCCGCCGCGCTGCCCATGTGCGGCGTGATGGACGAGGAGTACGAGTTCCAGTGGCTCGGGGACTACACCCTCGTCGCCGCGCAGCTCGCGGGCTTCGGGCCCCGGACCTTCCCGCAAAACGATTACCAGACGCTGCTGCCCGACATCAAGGCGGCGCTCTTCGACAACACCTCGGGGACGCTCTGGCAGGAAAACGCGGTGCAGGGCGCCAAGCTCCGCGAGATCAGCCGCAACCTCACGGGGGGCGAGCGGCCGGTGTTCAACCTGGGCTTCCGGGTGGGCAGCCTGCAAACTGCCGTCTTCGGCACGGGGGGCTCGAACGGCACGGTCAACGGCATCCTCAACAAGAACCTCTACGGCAACGAGGGCGTGACCTACCGCTGGACGACGGGCGACCTCACCCCCGCCGAGGCCGCCTTCAACGCCTCCATCCTGCGGGTGAAGGCCGACCCGGGCGCCAACCCCGCCCGCGCGAACGGCCTGCGCTGGCTGCCGCGCGTGAACGGCGAATTCAGCGTGCCCGTGCTCACCCTGCACACCCTGGGGGACTTCTACGTGCCCTTCGCCCACCAGCAGAAGTACCGCCGCGCGGCGCAGGCGAACGGCAACGACGACCGCCTCGTGCAGCGGGCCATCCGCGCCGCCGGACACTGCGAGTTCACGGGCCCGGAGCTCGTCGAGGCCTTCAACGACCTCGTGAAGTGGGAGCAGACCGGCCAGAAGCCCGCCGGGGACGACGTGCTGACCCCCGCCGTGGTCGCCGACCCCAACTACGGCTGCCGGTACACGCGCGGCGTCCGTGCCGGAGTCGCCGCCTGCCCCGCCACGCCCTGA